A stretch of Aureispira sp. CCB-E DNA encodes these proteins:
- the gldE gene encoding gliding motility-associated protein GldE, with product MCSGLLSGSEVAFFSLGHQDKAQLIEEQTSAASRILALLDKPRYLLSTILIANNIINIAIILVSNSLLKQLLPSNLSAFLHLPAWTNEPLNFMISVVAVTFLLVLFGEVAPKVYANQNSMNIARFMSGPLTVMKKMFHPLSLILVNSTQFVEQRLRDNMNQKAITQEDIASAIELTVKDNKYAEQDVDILKGIIRFGNTSAAEIMKPRMKVVAMGMESTFEELIAVFRDEPYSRIPIYEEDLDQVKGIIHAKDLLEYLGREDEVNWHELIRPPLITPEKKKIDHLFNDFQEKRTHMAIVVDEYGGTRGIVTMEDVLEEIVGEILDEFDDVEEKIYKKIDDYTYDFDGSTPILEICRVLDLRPDFFDDQREGAETIAGLVLVLNGTMPKVNTTIMCKDCQLKTLAASARRIEKIRIVLPETDNIDLLSSVSEK from the coding sequence GTGTGTTCTGGACTTTTGTCTGGTTCCGAAGTTGCCTTTTTTTCTTTGGGGCATCAAGATAAAGCTCAACTGATCGAGGAGCAAACTAGTGCGGCATCTCGTATTTTAGCACTATTAGATAAACCAAGGTATTTATTATCCACTATTTTAATCGCCAACAATATTATTAATATTGCGATTATTTTAGTATCCAACTCTTTATTAAAACAATTATTACCATCTAATCTTAGTGCATTTTTACATTTGCCAGCTTGGACAAATGAGCCACTCAACTTCATGATCAGTGTTGTTGCAGTTACCTTTTTGTTGGTGCTTTTTGGTGAGGTAGCTCCCAAAGTTTACGCCAATCAAAACAGCATGAATATTGCTCGATTTATGAGTGGACCATTAACGGTCATGAAAAAGATGTTTCATCCTCTCAGTTTAATCTTGGTGAATAGCACACAGTTTGTAGAGCAGCGCTTAAGAGATAATATGAATCAAAAAGCGATTACGCAAGAAGATATTGCTAGCGCTATTGAATTGACAGTAAAGGACAATAAGTACGCTGAGCAAGATGTAGATATTCTCAAAGGTATTATTCGTTTTGGCAATACGTCTGCTGCCGAAATAATGAAACCTAGGATGAAGGTTGTTGCTATGGGAATGGAATCTACTTTCGAAGAGTTGATTGCTGTGTTTAGAGATGAGCCTTATTCTAGAATTCCTATTTATGAGGAAGATTTGGACCAAGTGAAAGGAATTATTCATGCCAAAGATTTGCTTGAATACCTAGGTCGTGAAGATGAAGTAAACTGGCATGAATTGATTCGTCCTCCTTTAATTACTCCTGAGAAAAAGAAAATTGATCATTTATTTAATGACTTTCAGGAAAAACGGACGCATATGGCTATTGTTGTGGATGAGTATGGAGGAACAAGGGGAATTGTTACCATGGAAGATGTCTTGGAAGAGATTGTCGGGGAAATATTGGACGAATTTGATGATGTAGAAGAAAAAATCTATAAAAAAATTGATGATTATACCTACGATTTTGATGGAAGTACGCCTATACTAGAAATTTGTCGTGTATTGGATTTGAGACCAGATTTTTTTGATGATCAAAGAGAAGGGGCAGAAACTATTGCGGGATTGGTTTTGGTACTGAATGGAACAATGCCTAAGGTTAACACCACGATTATGTGCAAGGACTGTCAACTAAAAACTCTGGCTGCTAGTGCTCGAAGAATTGAAAAAATTCGTATTGTTTTGCCCGAAACAGATAATATCGACTTACTTTCCTCCGTTTCTGAAAAGTAA
- a CDS encoding glycosyltransferase family 2 protein: protein MKLPLTVIIPTYNEEEHIADLLKQVTWADEVIVVDSFSTDATVELVQQTTAKLVQRTYIGPADQKNWAIDQASHNWVLILDADERLTTPLMNELKEIVTQPVLEHAGYWIYRQNYFMGKKIKYCGLQRDKVIRLIQRDLCAYNNKQVHEEIESSGSIGFLNHKLEHHTYKNLAHFLAKNERYALWSAQDHLPNVKRVTSWHLFVKPVGRFFSQYILKRGFWDGQAGFIFCVIMAWGVFLRYAKIKELLEDRR from the coding sequence GTGAAGTTGCCACTAACTGTAATCATCCCCACCTACAACGAAGAAGAGCACATTGCTGACCTATTAAAGCAGGTGACTTGGGCAGATGAGGTAATTGTGGTGGATTCGTTTAGCACGGATGCTACGGTTGAGCTAGTACAACAGACAACAGCCAAATTGGTGCAGCGAACGTACATAGGACCAGCAGATCAAAAAAATTGGGCAATTGACCAAGCGAGCCATAATTGGGTCTTAATTTTAGATGCTGACGAGCGTTTGACAACGCCTTTAATGAATGAATTGAAGGAAATTGTAACCCAACCTGTGTTGGAGCATGCTGGGTACTGGATCTATCGTCAGAATTATTTTATGGGAAAAAAAATCAAGTATTGTGGTTTGCAAAGAGATAAAGTAATTCGATTGATTCAGCGAGATTTGTGTGCTTATAATAACAAACAAGTACACGAAGAAATAGAAAGTTCTGGGAGTATTGGTTTTTTGAATCATAAGTTGGAACACCATACGTATAAAAATCTAGCACATTTTTTAGCTAAAAACGAACGCTATGCATTGTGGTCGGCACAAGATCATTTACCAAATGTAAAACGAGTAACAAGTTGGCACCTTTTTGTCAAACCTGTTGGACGATTCTTTAGCCAATACATCTTAAAACGAGGTTTTTGGGATGGTCAGGCAGGATTTATTTTTTGTGTGATAATGGCATGGGGTGTTTTTTTGAGGTATGCTAAAATCAAGGAATTATTAGAAGATAGACGTTAA
- the rlmB gene encoding 23S rRNA (guanosine(2251)-2'-O)-methyltransferase RlmB — MHYKKAKKSNIDKDKLIYGRHPIMDSIHNGMSIDKIMLSQAVKGDYEKELRTLCKERNIPLHIVPKDRISNITQKNHQGVLGFLSYIEYQLIEDVFPLIYEKGEVPLVVVLDSITDVRNMGAIARSAEAMGAHALIVPFKKTAQINAEALKTSAGALSKIPVCRTASLGNVIDYLLMNGVQVVAADLRGKEMLDELDMTMPTAIVMGAEDEGVRPHILRKATSWFKIPMMGTTDSFNVSVAAGIVLYEAIRQRIKL; from the coding sequence ATGCATTATAAAAAGGCTAAAAAAAGTAATATAGATAAAGACAAGTTAATTTATGGGCGACATCCAATTATGGATTCTATTCATAATGGAATGTCCATTGATAAAATTATGCTTTCGCAAGCTGTTAAGGGAGACTATGAAAAAGAGCTACGGACTTTGTGCAAAGAACGTAATATTCCTCTACACATTGTGCCTAAGGATAGAATTAGTAACATAACACAGAAAAACCATCAAGGAGTTTTAGGGTTCTTATCATACATAGAATACCAGTTAATTGAGGATGTTTTTCCTTTGATTTATGAAAAAGGTGAAGTGCCTTTGGTTGTTGTTTTAGATAGCATTACAGATGTTCGTAATATGGGAGCTATTGCCCGTTCTGCGGAAGCAATGGGAGCACATGCTTTGATTGTTCCTTTTAAGAAAACAGCTCAAATTAATGCAGAGGCTTTAAAAACTTCTGCTGGAGCTTTGTCCAAAATTCCTGTTTGTAGAACTGCGAGTTTAGGAAATGTTATTGATTATTTGTTGATGAATGGTGTACAAGTTGTCGCAGCAGATTTGAGAGGAAAAGAAATGTTAGACGAGTTGGATATGACAATGCCAACAGCGATTGTAATGGGGGCAGAAGATGAAGGGGTACGCCCACACATTCTTAGAAAAGCAACCAGTTGGTTTAAAATACCTATGATGGGAACAACCGATTCATTTAATGTTTCGGTGGCTGCAGGAATTGTTTTGTATGAAGCTATCCGACAACGTATCAAACTTTAA
- a CDS encoding serpin family protein — protein MNRFKISFYASALLLGVVSCNKSTVEPINNPPPNPPSITQSQIVDGNSQFAINIYQELVDENQNQMLSPYSISTALGMVYAGADGNTATELKNVMGYGTNNNNFHQTFNQLTNTIEQNVSSPTNSEVNVVNKIWRNTSMSFLPDFESLMNNVYLAPVVATDFTQSTAAKQQINNWVSQETNQLIPELLPNGFITDRTASVLVNAVYFKADWNHQFTPGMTQTQSFKTSSGTVNTDMMSELIPTNELKFTEDTDAEVLELFFKDKQSSMVVVLPKDQNIGINNFVKQKLSKTKINQWFDDLAYPTPNNSNYSVHIPKWDFSSDFDLVSTLEDLGINEAFSPAAANLSKMADAPLFIDKIKHKTVIATDEGGVEAAGSTAVGIGVTSVPPVARTINANRPFVFIIKDTETNSILFIGHVQDPS, from the coding sequence ATGAATCGCTTCAAAATTAGTTTTTACGCTTCAGCTCTTTTGCTAGGTGTCGTTTCATGTAATAAATCAACTGTAGAACCTATCAATAATCCCCCACCAAATCCTCCTTCGATTACACAAAGTCAAATAGTTGATGGAAATAGCCAGTTTGCTATAAACATTTATCAAGAACTAGTTGATGAAAATCAAAATCAAATGCTCTCTCCTTATAGTATTTCTACCGCATTAGGAATGGTTTATGCAGGAGCAGATGGCAATACAGCTACAGAATTGAAAAACGTAATGGGCTATGGCACCAACAACAATAACTTTCATCAAACATTTAATCAGCTGACCAATACCATTGAACAAAATGTGAGCAGTCCAACCAACAGTGAGGTAAATGTGGTCAATAAAATTTGGCGCAATACGAGCATGAGCTTCTTACCAGATTTCGAAAGCTTAATGAACAACGTCTATCTAGCTCCTGTTGTGGCAACAGATTTTACACAAAGTACTGCTGCCAAACAACAAATCAATAATTGGGTTAGCCAAGAAACCAATCAATTGATTCCTGAGCTACTTCCCAATGGTTTTATTACAGATCGAACAGCAAGTGTTTTAGTAAATGCTGTATATTTTAAGGCAGATTGGAATCACCAATTTACACCTGGAATGACTCAAACTCAATCGTTCAAAACTTCTTCTGGTACAGTTAATACAGACATGATGTCAGAATTAATTCCTACCAATGAATTAAAATTTACAGAAGATACCGATGCTGAAGTACTTGAGTTATTCTTCAAGGACAAACAAAGCTCCATGGTTGTTGTATTGCCTAAAGATCAAAATATTGGCATTAATAATTTTGTAAAACAAAAGCTATCTAAAACAAAAATAAACCAATGGTTTGATGATTTGGCGTATCCTACTCCTAACAATTCGAACTATAGTGTTCATATTCCTAAATGGGATTTTTCTAGCGACTTTGATTTGGTAAGCACCTTGGAAGATTTAGGTATTAACGAAGCTTTCTCTCCTGCAGCAGCTAATTTATCAAAAATGGCAGATGCTCCCTTATTTATTGATAAAATCAAGCACAAGACAGTCATTGCCACAGATGAAGGTGGTGTTGAAGCTGCTGGCTCTACAGCGGTTGGAATTGGGGTTACTAGTGTTCCTCCTGTGGCAAGAACAATCAATGCTAATCGTCCCTTTGTTTTTATAATAAAAGATACAGAAACAAACTCTATCCTTTTCATTGGACACGTACAAGACCCTAGTTAA
- a CDS encoding hemolysin family protein yields the protein MLLEFLIILIFLFSSGFFSGIEIAFISADRLRVEVERKKGNKRGRYLANFLDNPSEFLGTTLVGNNIVLVVLSILAGNFLLTHFGINSDTFVGTIQATLITTIIVLIFGEFLPKVSFQINPTGILFFFTYPLVLVQTLLKPLVWVMIKTSNALIEKVFRISTESTEQVFTRLDLDHFISSINTEDEEIDTTLFQNALYIHTVKVRDCMIPRNEIQGIEINESIEALQELFVSTRLSRLLVYNESIDYIEGYVHHQRLFDNPKSIREILWKIPMVHEFTPVQDVMNRLIKEKLNLAWVVDERGGTAGIVALEDILEEIFGEIADEHDMDVPDLKISDNEFVFSGRSEIDTVNEEYELDIPESDEYHTLSGLIVFAKEDIPEQGEKVILKNYQFVAEEVSNTKIEKVRVIRLPEETM from the coding sequence ATGTTATTAGAATTTTTGATCATTCTTATTTTTCTTTTCTCTTCAGGATTTTTTTCGGGAATAGAAATTGCTTTTATTTCTGCCGACCGCCTGAGAGTAGAGGTAGAACGCAAAAAAGGCAACAAAAGAGGGCGGTATTTAGCCAATTTTTTGGACAATCCTTCTGAGTTTTTAGGCACCACTCTCGTTGGCAACAACATTGTATTGGTCGTACTCAGTATTTTGGCAGGCAATTTTTTGCTCACGCATTTTGGTATTAATAGTGATACTTTTGTTGGTACTATTCAAGCCACTTTAATCACAACAATCATTGTTTTGATTTTTGGGGAATTTTTGCCTAAAGTATCCTTTCAAATCAACCCAACAGGGATTTTATTCTTCTTCACTTACCCCTTGGTTTTGGTTCAAACCTTGCTAAAACCTCTAGTATGGGTCATGATTAAAACTTCGAATGCTCTAATTGAAAAGGTCTTTCGAATTTCTACAGAGTCGACCGAACAAGTTTTTACCCGCTTGGACTTAGACCACTTTATTAGTAGCATCAATACCGAGGACGAAGAAATTGATACAACACTCTTCCAAAATGCACTGTATATTCATACGGTAAAGGTAAGAGATTGTATGATTCCTAGAAATGAAATACAAGGCATTGAAATTAATGAAAGTATTGAGGCATTGCAAGAATTGTTTGTGAGCACTAGGCTTTCTAGACTGTTGGTCTACAACGAAAGTATTGATTATATAGAGGGCTATGTCCATCATCAACGATTGTTTGATAACCCCAAATCTATTCGAGAGATTTTGTGGAAGATACCTATGGTGCACGAATTTACCCCTGTACAAGATGTTATGAATCGCCTTATTAAGGAAAAACTCAATTTGGCTTGGGTAGTTGATGAACGTGGAGGAACAGCAGGAATTGTGGCCTTAGAAGATATTTTGGAAGAGATTTTTGGTGAGATTGCAGACGAGCATGATATGGATGTTCCTGATTTAAAAATTAGTGACAATGAGTTTGTATTCTCTGGAAGAAGTGAAATAGATACGGTCAACGAAGAATATGAATTAGACATCCCAGAAAGCGATGAATACCACACTCTATCAGGTCTTATTGTTTTTGCCAAAGAAGACATTCCTGAACAAGGAGAAAAAGTAATTCTAAAAAATTATCAATTTGTTGCAGAAGAAGTTAGCAATACTAAAATTGAAAAAGTTCGTGTCATTCGATTGCCCGAAGAAACAATGTAA
- a CDS encoding YbjN domain-containing protein, whose product MSYFEKVKELVLTLEYDIVHEEIETGILIINKESRGICEMILDCEDDVLVMEQIIFPVKEDNPEHYKKLLQMNRSLVHGAFVLTSSEDFNIIAFRDTLQLENLDQNELEASLNALTFALVENMDDLLSISGQAEKTV is encoded by the coding sequence ATGAGTTATTTTGAAAAAGTCAAAGAACTAGTCTTAACACTAGAATATGATATCGTACACGAAGAGATTGAAACAGGTATCTTAATTATCAACAAAGAAAGTAGAGGTATTTGTGAAATGATTTTGGATTGTGAAGATGACGTTTTGGTAATGGAACAAATTATCTTTCCAGTAAAGGAGGATAATCCTGAGCATTACAAAAAATTGCTGCAAATGAACCGCTCTTTGGTACATGGGGCTTTTGTCTTAACTTCTTCTGAAGATTTTAATATCATTGCATTTAGAGATACATTGCAATTGGAAAACCTAGATCAAAATGAATTAGAAGCATCCCTAAATGCACTAACATTTGCTTTAGTTGAGAATATGGATGACTTATTAAGCATCTCTGGACAAGCTGAAAAAACAGTTTAA
- a CDS encoding PspA/IM30 family protein, which translates to MWSFVKRLWNILVGNLHEVADKFEQPITMTKQGIRELESQLKESLESFAQVRAVAIRSKNEVTQAAQEAEAYKKKAMALLHKAQKAGNAENAERLAAEAMAQREQKLQLHKTHLATQQKYEKMVAGMNAKIQRLKREIAKWKSELKSLEARQKAAAAGMKINKAMAGMDSGKTLEMLNKMKERVENDEALAEAYGEMAVTSKSIDEEIDAALEGHHGTDALLALKEEMGLLKKEIVDLDPEKEIIEIEIEDQDLSDSI; encoded by the coding sequence ATGTGGTCTTTTGTAAAACGTCTTTGGAATATTTTGGTTGGAAACTTGCACGAGGTAGCTGATAAATTTGAGCAGCCAATTACAATGACCAAACAAGGTATCCGAGAATTAGAATCTCAATTAAAAGAAAGCTTAGAATCTTTTGCCCAAGTTCGTGCCGTCGCTATTCGTAGCAAAAATGAAGTGACTCAAGCAGCTCAAGAAGCTGAAGCCTATAAGAAAAAAGCAATGGCACTGTTGCACAAAGCTCAAAAAGCAGGCAATGCCGAAAATGCAGAACGATTGGCAGCAGAAGCTATGGCACAAAGAGAACAAAAACTTCAGCTGCACAAAACTCATTTAGCAACACAACAGAAATATGAAAAAATGGTGGCTGGTATGAATGCTAAAATTCAACGCCTAAAACGTGAAATTGCAAAATGGAAAAGCGAACTCAAAAGCTTGGAAGCTCGCCAAAAAGCGGCGGCGGCTGGAATGAAAATTAATAAAGCGATGGCAGGAATGGATTCTGGTAAAACATTAGAAATGCTAAACAAAATGAAAGAGCGTGTTGAAAATGACGAGGCATTGGCAGAAGCCTATGGTGAAATGGCGGTTACTTCTAAAAGTATTGATGAAGAAATCGATGCTGCCTTAGAAGGGCATCATGGAACAGATGCTTTGTTGGCACTCAAAGAAGAAATGGGACTCCTCAAAAAGGAGATCGTTGATCTAGACCCCGAAAAAGAAATCATAGAAATTGAAATTGAAGATCAGGATCTTTCTGATTCTATATAG
- a CDS encoding family 16 glycosylhydrolase produces MLYSTKYSVFTIGILLFLVACQSKKNESSETKKEVKVYYNGFSIPDSYQSGWEKFSHLFQKDTNYVNEEGVTLVSPEAYKHFKPASTLPNNSTMLIREDLEAHFFPLNLDTAKQYQYIHKYNCEYEPHAFRYADVAYPSPCEYGPNAKTKARAVLINKSQEEKTVRCRMFFQNTSYWFPTTADGNFTHQGHLQNYYGGTNLQTVTLAPGEEKEVYLEYIIGQDPKGTEKVAKRFYGPARPGAYEFMLWVSEEENDPLVQERVDYASINPFAYFQTKRLKGDVSVLNKVAHIASTHFKFVTLMETFDGDNIYTPGTLYILSDRDEKPLCDTCTGYFRDVIANEWEPDDYFKGHISKAPWIKAAYGNRKENVRIDENGIYLRCPGSTPEHKHKTWGEVKFGPSFMYGTVKVVAKFSQLRNKETHTPTGIVHNLWLYQFRHPSADPIPGHPYAYMVNDKGKQPYEIDIEIWSKIYDENWGGGSAINYSIVDYMRDADVLVKPGEKKTLDGVLHVDRLNNRQLNYPGEKLLRQDFFEQYHLYEMVWTPHNVSYRVDGKEVAKIDWRMAKIPDEYCFLWIGSPIYQDGTYYAQNGIPFLPDDRFTHIRYISIE; encoded by the coding sequence ATGTTGTATTCTACAAAGTATAGTGTATTCACAATTGGTATTTTACTTTTTTTAGTTGCTTGTCAATCTAAAAAAAATGAATCTTCGGAGACAAAGAAAGAAGTAAAGGTTTATTATAATGGATTTTCTATTCCAGACAGTTATCAATCGGGGTGGGAAAAGTTTTCGCACTTATTTCAAAAAGACACTAATTATGTCAATGAAGAAGGAGTGACCTTGGTTTCGCCAGAGGCTTATAAGCATTTTAAGCCTGCATCTACCTTGCCTAACAACTCAACTATGTTGATTCGGGAAGATTTAGAAGCACATTTCTTTCCGCTCAATTTGGACACAGCCAAACAATACCAATACATACATAAATATAATTGTGAGTACGAGCCACATGCCTTTCGATATGCTGATGTAGCCTATCCGAGTCCTTGTGAGTATGGTCCTAATGCCAAAACCAAAGCAAGAGCTGTTTTAATCAACAAAAGCCAAGAAGAAAAAACGGTTCGTTGTCGAATGTTTTTTCAGAACACGTCTTACTGGTTTCCAACAACGGCAGATGGTAATTTTACGCACCAAGGACACTTGCAAAATTATTATGGAGGTACCAACCTTCAAACAGTTACCTTAGCACCAGGAGAAGAGAAAGAAGTTTACTTGGAATATATTATAGGACAAGATCCTAAGGGAACGGAAAAGGTTGCCAAGCGATTTTATGGTCCCGCCCGTCCAGGTGCTTATGAATTCATGCTTTGGGTTTCTGAAGAAGAGAACGATCCCTTGGTGCAAGAAAGGGTAGATTATGCAAGCATCAATCCTTTTGCTTATTTTCAAACAAAACGTCTCAAAGGAGATGTTTCTGTATTGAACAAAGTTGCACACATTGCATCCACGCACTTTAAGTTTGTCACGTTGATGGAAACATTTGATGGGGATAATATTTATACACCAGGAACACTTTACATATTAAGTGATCGAGATGAAAAACCACTTTGTGATACTTGTACAGGGTATTTTAGAGATGTAATTGCTAACGAGTGGGAACCCGATGATTACTTCAAAGGGCATATTAGCAAAGCACCTTGGATCAAGGCAGCTTATGGCAACCGAAAAGAAAATGTTCGTATTGATGAGAATGGCATTTACTTAAGGTGCCCTGGTTCTACCCCCGAACACAAGCACAAAACATGGGGAGAGGTGAAATTTGGTCCTAGCTTTATGTATGGAACAGTTAAGGTGGTGGCAAAGTTTTCTCAATTAAGAAACAAGGAAACACACACACCAACTGGAATTGTGCACAATTTGTGGTTGTACCAATTTAGACATCCTTCCGCAGATCCTATTCCTGGGCATCCTTATGCTTATATGGTCAACGATAAGGGAAAACAACCTTATGAAATTGATATTGAAATTTGGTCTAAAATTTATGATGAAAACTGGGGCGGAGGTTCTGCAATCAACTATTCTATTGTCGATTATATGAGAGATGCGGACGTTCTAGTAAAACCAGGAGAGAAAAAGACATTGGATGGTGTACTTCATGTAGATCGACTAAACAATAGACAATTAAACTATCCAGGAGAAAAACTCTTGCGCCAAGATTTCTTTGAGCAATATCATTTGTATGAAATGGTTTGGACGCCTCATAATGTAAGTTACCGAGTGGACGGAAAGGAAGTAGCTAAAATAGATTGGAGAATGGCTAAAATCCCAGACGAGTACTGCTTCTTGTGGATTGGTAGTCCTATCTATCAAGATGGTACTTATTATGCACAAAATGGCATCCCATTTTTACCAGACGATAGATTTACGCACATCCGATATATTTCCATTGAATAA
- a CDS encoding membrane dipeptidase gives MLLLATIFTIFFSSTSFSQTDSTAPIRAYMDMQMHPTMHVPYSFFGDGFEFFDDNAPPHLTHLHQFKNVNYANYWRQNQGARIIIAGSLTSEWVKSRKKARKIILKQLNYINQFAQTHAEDFVVAKSPEEVRYYYHNTNKTIIIHSIEGAKRLINNLEDAQFWAKQGVAFITLMHLVDSEYGSAAIRPGFFTTLLNLKGAFKAKKKRRLKDKGKQAIKWLAQAGIMTDLTHMEQQTRKDALAFMKQERIPPISTHDCFKAIQNTARAISGSEILDIYRLNGLVALPISGVEMQLFKADSYYQHKEDSLNNAGCHCAGSVDSYKFMYQELQQYIESNVGVIVGDSSISFADLSESEKVNYAIGFQSDFNGWLNHSRPRVGKKGCYPIDSTQTYEPIELEGLAHPGLLASQWRLLEKEGVDLLPIQRSSEKFIQLWEYFRAHKATWK, from the coding sequence ATGCTTTTACTAGCAACAATTTTTACCATTTTCTTTTCTTCGACTTCTTTTAGTCAAACAGACTCTACTGCTCCAATACGTGCTTATATGGACATGCAAATGCACCCAACGATGCACGTCCCCTATAGCTTTTTTGGCGATGGATTCGAATTTTTTGATGATAATGCGCCCCCTCACCTAACGCATCTACATCAATTCAAAAATGTTAATTACGCCAATTATTGGCGTCAAAATCAAGGTGCGCGAATTATTATTGCAGGATCGTTGACTTCCGAATGGGTCAAGAGTCGTAAAAAAGCTCGTAAAATTATCCTTAAACAGTTAAACTATATCAACCAATTTGCTCAAACCCATGCTGAAGATTTTGTAGTGGCTAAGAGCCCTGAAGAGGTTAGATATTATTATCACAATACAAATAAAACGATTATCATACACTCTATAGAAGGCGCTAAACGACTCATCAACAATTTGGAGGATGCCCAATTCTGGGCCAAGCAAGGTGTTGCCTTTATCACATTGATGCATTTAGTAGATTCTGAGTATGGCAGTGCCGCTATACGACCTGGATTTTTTACAACCTTACTTAATTTAAAAGGTGCCTTTAAAGCAAAGAAAAAGCGAAGACTAAAAGACAAAGGGAAACAAGCTATTAAATGGTTGGCTCAAGCGGGTATTATGACCGATTTGACGCACATGGAGCAGCAAACGAGAAAAGATGCCTTAGCTTTTATGAAACAAGAACGCATTCCTCCTATTTCTACGCACGATTGTTTCAAAGCTATTCAAAATACAGCTCGTGCAATTAGTGGATCCGAAATTTTGGACATCTATCGATTAAATGGACTTGTAGCACTGCCTATCAGTGGGGTAGAAATGCAATTGTTCAAAGCTGATTCTTATTATCAACATAAAGAAGATAGTTTAAACAATGCTGGTTGTCATTGTGCAGGTTCTGTCGATTCGTATAAATTTATGTACCAAGAATTGCAACAATATATTGAATCTAATGTTGGAGTTATTGTTGGCGATAGCAGCATTTCTTTTGCAGATTTAAGTGAATCTGAAAAAGTGAATTATGCAATTGGTTTTCAAAGTGATTTTAATGGTTGGTTGAACCATAGTCGCCCTCGTGTTGGCAAGAAAGGTTGCTATCCAATTGATTCTACGCAAACTTATGAACCCATCGAGTTAGAAGGTTTGGCTCACCCTGGTCTATTAGCATCACAATGGAGGTTATTAGAAAAAGAAGGCGTTGATTTGCTCCCGATCCAACGATCATCTGAAAAATTCATACAGCTTTGGGAGTATTTTAGGGCACATAAAGCGACATGGAAATGA
- the serC gene encoding 3-phosphoserine/phosphohydroxythreonine transaminase, whose translation MKIHNFSAGPAILPQVVLNEAAKAVENFENLGLSILEVSHRSKEIVAVMDEAQQLVKDLLHLNDDYAVLFLTGGASSQFFMVAMNLLNQGETACYVDTGVWSAKAIKEVPHFGNVDVLASSKDANYNYIPKDWSIPSGTKYVHITSNNTIYGTQYKDFPKVDDAILVADMSSDIFSHEFDATQFGLIYAGAQKNLGPAGTTLVIVKKDILGKVNREIPTMLDYRTHIKKDSSFNTPPVYPIYVCLLTLRWLQGQGGIKAVEAKNKQKADLLYAEIDRNPFFKGTAAVEDRSSMNVTFVANNAAHEAAFLEYCAANGVSGIKGHRSVGGFRASIYNAMPIESVEYLVDLMKNFKPE comes from the coding sequence ATGAAAATCCACAATTTTAGTGCAGGACCTGCGATTTTGCCTCAAGTTGTATTAAATGAAGCAGCTAAAGCTGTTGAAAATTTTGAAAATTTAGGATTGTCCATCCTTGAAGTTTCGCATCGAAGCAAGGAAATCGTAGCGGTCATGGATGAAGCGCAGCAGTTGGTAAAAGACTTGTTGCACCTAAACGATGATTATGCTGTTTTATTCTTGACAGGAGGAGCGAGTTCTCAGTTTTTTATGGTAGCTATGAACTTGTTGAATCAAGGAGAAACAGCTTGTTATGTAGATACTGGGGTTTGGTCTGCAAAGGCAATCAAAGAAGTCCCTCATTTTGGAAATGTAGATGTATTGGCTTCTTCTAAGGATGCTAATTACAATTATATCCCTAAAGATTGGTCGATTCCTTCAGGTACAAAATATGTACACATTACGAGTAACAATACGATTTACGGAACACAGTATAAGGATTTTCCTAAAGTAGACGATGCTATATTGGTAGCAGATATGTCTTCAGATATTTTTAGTCACGAATTTGATGCCACTCAATTTGGGTTGATTTATGCTGGTGCTCAAAAAAATCTTGGTCCTGCTGGGACAACTTTGGTGATTGTGAAAAAAGATATTTTGGGTAAGGTAAATCGTGAAATTCCAACCATGTTGGATTATCGCACACACATCAAAAAAGATTCTTCTTTTAATACCCCTCCAGTTTATCCAATATATGTTTGCTTGCTGACACTTAGATGGTTGCAAGGGCAAGGTGGAATCAAAGCTGTAGAAGCTAAGAATAAGCAAAAAGCGGATTTGTTATATGCCGAAATAGATCGGAATCCATTTTTTAAAGGAACAGCAGCTGTAGAGGATCGTTCTAGTATGAATGTAACCTTTGTGGCTAACAATGCTGCTCATGAAGCTGCCTTTTTAGAGTATTGTGCTGCCAATGGAGTTTCTGGCATCAAAGGACATCGTTCGGTTGGTGGCTTCCGCGCCTCTATTTATAATGCAATGCCAATTGAAAGTGTAGAATATTTGGTAGATTTGATGAAAAATTTTAAACCAGAATAA